One window of Diabrotica undecimpunctata isolate CICGRU chromosome 8, icDiaUnde3, whole genome shotgun sequence genomic DNA carries:
- the LOC140447340 gene encoding uncharacterized protein, translated as MDFENEMIVQVKDDNDSFEIQENSFSSFLEGNLDSEQSIPYPQEHFENGDTQFEPTLKYTEPIKKAKREKLSTRRKESRAVKVIRRKGKVGRPVGRPKKIAVNKEPEPIVKPVETEPPRKKRGRPKKNPDTSNTAPSTANKFTCKSCPKGFKTRKELKMHGMVHKNVKTFSCKICQKQFKFKQQMRGHYRLHENTPSFECDVCNKKFKLKQQLDTHMKSHNEGPINCIFCDKTFKFKEQLLIHSTVHEEERPFKCDTCDKAFKLKQQLDFHERIHSDLKPYICEVCDKSFKFKQHLQYHSKSHTTIPESYKIINTCNENSEEIVLMDISSIKSNSITEGISS; from the coding sequence ATGGACTTCGAAAACGAAATGATAGTCCAAGTAAAAGATGACAACGATAGTTTTGAAATACAAGAAAACAGTTTTTCTTCCTTTTTGGAAGGTAATTTGGACAGTGAACAGTCTATCCCATATCCTCAGGAACATTTTGAAAACGGAGATACTCAATTTGAACCAACTCTGAAGTACACTGAACCTATTAAAAAAGCCAAAAGAGAAAAATTATCAACTCGTCGTAAAGAAAGCCGTGCAGTGAAGGTAATCCGTCGAAAAGGTAAAGTAGGTAGGCCGGTAGGTAGACCAAAGAAGATAGCGGTGAACAAGGAACCAGAACCTATTGTCAAACCTGTTGAAACTGAGCCACCACgcaaaaaaagaggaagacctaAGAAAAATCCCGATACTAGCAATACTGCTCCTTCCACTGCAAACAAATTTACTTGTAAGAGTTGTCCTAAAGGCTTTAAAACCAGAAAAGAGCTGAAAATGCATGGCATGgttcataaaaatgttaaaacgtTTTCATGTAAGATTTGTCAGAAGCAGTTTAAATTTAAACAGCAAATGCGGGGGCATTATAGATTGCATGAAAACACTCCCTCTTTTGAGTGTGATGTTTGTAACAAGAAATTTAAATTAAAGCAGCAACTTGATACCCATATGAAAAGTCATAATGAAGGACCAATCAACTGCATCTTTTGTGACAAAACGTTCAAGTTTAAAGAGCAATTGCTGATACACTCAACGGTTCATGAGGAAGAGAGACCTTTTAAGTGTGATACTTGTGATAAAGCTTTCAAGCTGAAGCAGCAATTGGACTTCCATGAAAGGATACACAGTGACTTAAAGCCATATATATGTGAGGTTTGTGACAAGTCTTTTAAGTTCAAACAGCATCTACAGTACCACAGTAAGTCCCATACTACCATTCCAGAGAGCTATAAGATCATAAACACCTGCAATGAAAATTCGGAAGAAATAGTACTTATGGACAtaagtagtatcaaaagcaataGCATTACAGAGGGAATTTCAAGTTAA